The sequence below is a genomic window from Verrucomicrobiia bacterium.
GGGGAAATTATCAATCGGAAAAATAAAGCCGGACAACAAAACCGAGGGGAGCAGGGTGACCAGGAAGGCCAAAGTCATGGCCCCCTGCAACGAGCTGGAGGCAGAGGAAACCCACAGCCCCAATCCGGTGGTGACCGAAACAAAAAGCAGGGAAAACAAGAACAAAAGTGCAAAGGAACCCTTAATGGGAACCTGAAAGAGCAAATAGCCGGCGGTTATGATTAAAACCAGGTCGGCCAAGGCCAGCAAAATGTAGGGAAAAATCTTGCCGGTTATGAATTCCATTCCCGAAAGAGGGGAGCCCGCCACCTGTTCGAAAGTCCCGCGCTCTTTTTCGCCGACGATGGCCATCGCCGTCATCACCGTTCCCATCATGCTCATAATCACCACGATGATTCCTGGAACGATGAAATTGACCGATTTCAGCTCCGGGTTGTACCACATCCGGCCCTCCGCGGAAACCACCGGCGTCTCGAACGGCAGCCGAATCCCCTTTTGGGTCATCTTGGCCAGAACGATATCGGCCTGATACCCCTGCACGAGGCCCGTGGCATAGCCGACGGCCAGGGTGGCCGTGTTGTTGTCCGAGCCGTCCACCAAAACCTGCACAAACGTTTTCTCCCCCCGCGCCAACTTGGAAGCGAAATCGACCGGGAAGACCAAAGCCAGCTTGGCGGCCCCTTTGTCAAAGCTCTTCTCAATTTCTTCGTAGCCGGAAACCGCCCCGGCCGAGCGGAAGTATCCCGAAGCCAGAAATTTAGCCGTCAAATCCCGGCTTTCAGGCGTCCGGCTCAAGTCCCACACCACCGTCGGCAGGTATTGGATGTCGAAGCGAATTCCATAACCGTAGATGATTAGCATCATCAGGGGCAGGACAAAAATGTTTAAGATAAACGAGAAATCCCGCCGGATGGTGATGAATTCCTTTCTAACGAGCGCTGAAATCCGCGGAAGATTCATGCCTCCGTCCCTTCCGCTCCCATCACCCGGCAGAAAACGTCCTCCAGC
It includes:
- a CDS encoding ABC transporter permease, with the protein product MNLPRISALVRKEFITIRRDFSFILNIFVLPLMMLIIYGYGIRFDIQYLPTVVWDLSRTPESRDLTAKFLASGYFRSAGAVSGYEEIEKSFDKGAAKLALVFPVDFASKLARGEKTFVQVLVDGSDNNTATLAVGYATGLVQGYQADIVLAKMTQKGIRLPFETPVVSAEGRMWYNPELKSVNFIVPGIIVVIMSMMGTVMTAMAIVGEKERGTFEQVAGSPLSGMEFITGKIFPYILLALADLVLIITAGYLLFQVPIKGSFALLFLFSLLFVSVTTGLGLWVSSASSSLQGAMTLAFLVTLLPSVLLSGFIFPIDNFPIPLKIIAFFSPGRYFLEAMRGIYLKGVGLSVLWPQAVFLSVLGALLLGLTLVRFKKRLA